A stretch of DNA from Triticum dicoccoides isolate Atlit2015 ecotype Zavitan chromosome 2A, WEW_v2.0, whole genome shotgun sequence:
GTACAACACATTGCAAGATTAGATGCGAGTTTAATTATTTCAAAAAGGAACTgacgtaaagaagaacaaatgtctGCGAAACATTAAAAAATCTATGTTAGTGCTACCCATTTAAAAGGTGTGATAAGAGAAGGTGGATGTACCATCTGGCAAGATGTTATGTCGTACGGGATGTCCTTCCCAACCAGCTGTTTCTGAATCGAAATGTTTGTCACATATTCATGGTCCGCCAAGACAATGGTCTGATGAAGAGATGCATACGAGACAAGATATTATTCCGAGCCTTTGGAAAGACTGAAAAGGGGAACATAATCCCATAATAGAAGACTGATATGAAAGTTGGAATCATCTTAGCCGGAACAATGCCTTACCGCAAAGTCAGGTTCCATGTTGTGCCTCCAATTCATGTATGGGCTTTCTGAATTTGCTTCTTGATCAGATTGAGAATATCTTCTCATGATTAAAGACACGAGCTCATGGTGGAGATGTTGGGTGCCGATTAGCTGTTCACGCAAAGCCATCCCCGAAACGCGGACAAGCCTAGGATTAGCATGTATAATATAGTGCCTACATAACAAAACAAGGTAAGACCAAACATTAGCATGGTGAGCACCATCATCAGTTAAGATCATTTTGATAAAAAAAACTTTCAGAATAATAATAACTGAGAAAACATGGAGACATCATTGGGTAATGGGATGGAGATTCGCAAAACACCTCTGCAGGTCTTGCGGTGGCAGCTGTGAGAAATGGGTGACAATGAGATCCATGGTTGGCGCATGTGGTGGGCGTGGCACAACTCCATTCACCCATGGGTCAGTTGCAAAACCATGCTGGAATATGTATTTCCGCCTCTCTAGATTAGTGCAACGTTGTACGAACACAGTAAAGGGCGTGTTCGCTGGGAGGTCTGCATACAATTAAGCGATTGACATTAGGCAAGACTTGAAGTAATTGAAAAGATTGCGAGAAGCCTCAGATATCGATTTCTTGCTGGTAGAATTAGAATCCTCTGCGTTGAAGGTGTGTTTCCGCAATAGCCCAGCTGGTGCGACAGGCGATGTGGCTATAAACGGCAAATCATAACATAAAAAACAATATGGATTAGCCGCGTTTTAGGGGTGTGAAAGGGGTGTACTTTATGCATCTCCATGCATGATGGAGATCCAATGAAGACATTGGAGATGTAATGGAAAATGTCGTCTCACCTTCACAATCAGATAGGTCAAGCCTTTGTCCCTGAACTATTTCTGCCACAGGTGTCGTGAACCGAACCGACTTGGAATTCGCAGGGGATGCTGATGCGTGAAAAAGGGATCAGAATAACTGGCGTGTGCATGTATGAGAACATAACATAATGAGATTTGACGTGGAGGATCAAAAGTGTTGTTTGCTGACCTGACTCAGGACACTCAGTAAAGCCCCGTGCGTGGCAACACACACAACGCCTTGTGACTGAGTTAACCACTTTGTCTGAAAACTTGTACATATCCATTTGTAACCCATTTTTTGCTTGCAACAACGCCTGATGGATTGAGTTGCTTGCTTGAGTCAGATGCATGAGGGCCATCGCATTGTGCTGTTTTAAATTCATAGTTATCTCGTCATCTACCTGCAAAGAAGCATAATGTGTTGATAAGGTCGACAGCTTGCGGTAGTACAAGGAGACAGAAAATGTTGCATGGCAAAATTGAGAGAAAAAATCATACTAGGCGTGGATACTTCTCCCGTAGATTTCTTGCAAAGTCAAGTGGGCCGGGAGCACCGCCGCTTGGTGTTCCAGCACTCATGATAACTTGGTGGCCTGCATTACCGATCACTATGGGGGGTGTGCTCGTCGTGTGTCCTGCCACCGGGGTTCCGAGACGCCTAGACAGCCTATTGGTGGTTGCCGAGGACGGAGCTGAAGACGGAAACTTCTGCCTCGTATAACATACTGATGATGCATCTCTCAGTTgtgaaaaaaggccaaaaaagttcTATGTTAGAATACAACCAAACCATGGATGAGAAGGGTGTCAACAAAAAAAGGTGATAACGGAATTCATTGTTACATTGGCATGCGAGTACGATGTGGTTCCTTTGATCGGGTCAGCAGCAATGGTGAGCATTCGACGGAATGACTCAGGGTCGAAGTCAGCTATCCTAGAGAGCACATTGTGCGACTTGTTGCAAACACCTAGGTCAAGGTTGTCAATCAGAAAAACCTGAGAGAAAACAAGAAAAATCAGGATATCATTCACCTGATCAACAAAAGAAAGGTAATGAACGTAACTGGTCATGCACCTAAAACATCTCAAGTTCTAATCTACACAACTAAATGCTGATGTTTACTTGCCTGGAAGAAAAGGTGGCACCCCGTTAGATTGGTCGACAAATTGTTGGCCATCATATCTTTCTTCAGCTTCGTGACTGCATCAAGGAGGTGCTGAAGCACGTACTCGCACCAATTGAACTGGTCTATGGACTCAGTGCTAGCCAACGCTCCCCAAAAATCGATGGTCGTGTAGTTGTGCTTCGTTGATGGAACTAGCCCATGACCCATTACAAAAATCACGAAGGCGATCTGGAAACAATCTTTCTCTAGCTTGCTTGAATTCTCGTTGATGTCGCGCATCAAAAAATCTTCAGCTGCCTTCAAACTGTGAACACCAGTTATGTTCATCTGGAGAGTCGTCTTTATGAATTGCACATCCTCAGGATTTATGTTTGCGTCCCTGCCCTTGACACTACGATGTCCACATGGAATCCCAAAAACCTTGTGTACATCCTCAGCATCAAACTTCAGAACCATGTTCTCCCTCAGCCTGATCTCCCGGCGGCTGACGCTAACTCTACTCATAATCCAAGCACTCGTCTTCAAACTCAGCTTCTGCAGGGCAGGCAGCTTCAGCATACCTCCGAATCCAATTCGCAAACTAGTTGTCGTGCTGGACTGCAAATCCATGCCCGGCTGGGTGCCATCCTGCTTGATGTTGCGCAGCAAGGATCTGCTCGTGGGTCATCCTCCTGCAATACGAGCGCTGGAACTCGAAGAAACGGCACTAACGAGCCTGCAGAAGGAGAAGAGAAAATGTCAACCATTAGCCAGGTACGATATGTGCCGAAATCAGATCCAGATATATAAATTTGATGATGAAACGACACTTACGTCATAGCGAATGCACTTGTGGAAACGATGACCAGCCTGGTTACCCGTCCTCGCGACAGCGGTCACGACCTCGTTGCCGcagagagggcatgccatcaagggAAGCAGCCAATCGGCTGGGACAGGAATGgaagatgaagacgatgaagacatGGCGGAGCGGACTAGGATGAACAATGGCGATGAGAAAGGATGGGCGAGCTCGGGAGAGTAAATGGAGGTGGGTGGTGTGCTGCCTAGAGTGAATGAGCTGGTTGGGATGGTAGGCATTTATGGAGCTGCCGCTCGGACGCCGTTTGTGCTGATACGGCTCATGCTGGCTCAGATGTGGTGCCGATCCGTCGCTCCTCTATCTGTCCCGCAACGGGTGCGCGACGTGCCGTCTACATTAATGCACCTCTGACAAGAGAACGAGAAAATCCATATACGGCATGGAAATACACGAAGACGCACGGATCTTGGCGCAGACCTTCGGTGTGGATATCGGGATCAGCTGAGCACGGGCTTAGAATCGAATTTTCGTATCCATCACAATTATTAAAGCGCCAAAATTGACTGGCGCAGCAGCGCGCGCCATTAATTATCTAGTTTTTAGGACAGTAAAACTGATCCTAAATGTAGTCCTCTCACGCCCTGAGTCGTTTCGGCCGTCGGATTTTCCGTTAGACTCGTTTAAAAAACTGGACCGGCAATCGAACCGGTGAGCCAGTTGGCTCAGGTTTTTACCGCTCGAACCACCGGTTTACCGGTTCATTTGCTGGTTTTTATCATAAATAATTATTAATACATGTAAATATAGTACTAAAGACTGGTCAAATaaaaagatttttttttgaaataaacatATACTTTATTTATTAGAAATAATTGTTACATCGTTAATAAGTAAATATACAATGTCCCTCACAGGCTCCTCAAGCATTCCTTTACAattttttttaggaattttaaagacggaCATGGCGTAAGCTGGGATAGTTTGTACAACAGATTTGAGCAATATTTCCTTTCCTCCAGCAGATAAGTCAAATAGAAAGATTTCCTTCAACAAGACAACAAAGAAGCTCAACCGTAGTGGTTATTGGGCCAATGTTAGATACAACTCACCACCTAAGTGGTCTAGGCTCGAGTCCCACTTCTTATTTCTCAGAAAACATTCTTCCAAGTGGTACATTCATAGGGTTGAGTATATGTGCGTATGTATGAGCGTCTACGTCTGTACCACGTCCCGAATTCGTTCATGTGTGTGTGTGCATTCATATGGTTGAGCATCTACGTCTGTACTATGTAAAGCTAAGTTGAATATGCCCCTACGCCTGAAACACTTTCCAATCTTCTGGTGTCGTCCCCCTATAACTCCCCTCCACTGACGGCCTCTTGATTTTCGGTAGTGAGGGGGGTCGCCTGGTGTCACGCGTGCGCACCAGGTAGCTTTAGGTTTTAGGGCCCTAGTATGCTCAAATTCCTCCCTCAACAAGGCGGTCAGCTCTATGGCCGGTGATGGATTTGGGAACGGGGATGTCGTGGTGATGGCAACATCCTTGTGGCGGtcttgtgtcctcgggctccgctgtTGCGACGGTGTTCATGCAGATTGTGGTTTGCATGAACGACATCTGAAAGACGGTTCGTGTGTTGGGTTTGTGGTTGGTGGCTTGCACGTATGGTTTCCCGCTCCGACGTCTTAGTCGGTTTGATGGGGTGTTCGAGGTGTAAtctcggtctgattcgttcaacggcaataGTTTCACTTCTGGTGAGCCACATTTAGATGTCCACAAAGTTGTATATCAACGATGAAGCCGCGTCGAACTCGGGCGAGGAGGTGCCCCGTCAGTTTTTCCTTTGGTGGTACTAGAGGCAGGTGGCGGGCGTTAGTGTCAAGCTTGGGGATTTTTCGGTCTTGATTGCAATTTTCTTTCTTGATTGGCGTTCCTTTGTGCAAAGTCTAGCGATCTGATATCTTTTCACGTGGCTTGTATTATGATtcttatgatataaatgagacatgTATTATCACCGAAAGAAACGGACTGCTAAGCCATATCATCTTAATTAGCCTGAGCCTTGCTGTTCCAGAAAAGAACCTCAGTTTATTTACGGTATAAGCAGGCGCAACATGCCAACATCCTACAACCAAGCTTACAATAGGAGGGTCAAACAATGTCACATTAATTCGTACATGCACAAAGTGGAAAATCTAGGAGTGGAAAATTCTTTAGTCATGTAGAAGTATGCAAAGTTAACAATAATCTATGATTCTTTAGTCATGTAGAAGTATTGCACAAAGTTAACATAGAATCCATGAAAAAACTATATATATACTGCTCTGTTAAAATTGTCCAACCCCATGCTTCCTTCCCAAAGGCTTTACATTAAGAGTAATTGTCTAATTTCAATTACGTGTCTCAGAAGATGAGCCTAAGTGGAGGATGGCACAGGTCAAATAAGATCAAAACAAGGAACAAACAGTTTCACCTTGATTCGTACATGCACAAAGTGTAAAATCTAGGATCGATCCTGAGCCCTGATGCTCCAGAAACAAACCTCAGTTTATTTACAGTATAAGCAGGCGCAACATGCCAACATCACTACAAGTACAACCGAGCTTACAAGATAGTCAACCAATCGACTAAGCCAACAGAAGTAAAGAGCCAGCAAAACTGCTTGGGTCTTGAACTTGTTGGACCCAGCCACTTGCCCCTTCCATGTTGGCTTGCCTGCCCCTCTGCCTCTTAGTCGTCGGCGTCGTCAAAAGTCATGTTGTCGGCGTCAAAAGCCCTCATAGTCGGAGGCTGCGTCAACATCTTCATACACGTTTTATCAGCAACGTCCTACAGAAATAAATACAGGAGAAACAATTTACAACCAACCAAGTAACCAGCAGAATTGTGTTAGTTGTACTAATTAACGTCACAGTGCCAAAGAAATGGCATTACCGTCCAAATATACCTTACCTTTTCTTTCTTGGCTTCCATCTGCAAAAGGGGATGAAACACATGTATAGTTAACAGCAAAGCAACAAGAATGGTACAAGGCTCAGCAAAAAAAATAAAGATGGTATCGTTCATACATTTTCGTCGTctgagtcgctgctgcagccttcaTAACAATAATATCCCGCCTTCACCTGACCGGCAAGGTATGCATCGGTACTGATAGGGTGCTTCATATTGACATCCCTATGCATGGTACAACCATAGCAGTATCCTTTATATTAACAAAAAACACAAGAAAAGAGTTAACTGCAAGGTAACCAACCAGGCatcaatactactccctccgtcccacaatgtaagacgttttttcatactagtgtagtgtcaaaaagcgtcttacattatgggacggagggagtacatcataatTGCTGACTATTTTAAGTACTGAAAGTAAAAGATTTTCTTTGTACAAATCAGTCATGGCCATGCATGAACCAGTTTGAAAATGTTCACAAATCTAAAGGTCACGGATCTAAGCAAGGGGCAAACTAACAACTCACGAAACTAAAGATCAAGTGCTGTAGTCAGAAACACATTTATGGCTATATGTAACAGATAATCTCAAGTTGGTGCCAACCACAGAATGCATTTCAACAATACTCAAAATCTAAGAAAAGGGCAGAATGTACCATCATCGGTAGATTCAATCGGGCAGAAACAGGTGACCGACAATTCCTCTTCTTTTCCTTGTAGCACACATTTGACTTCCGCAAAGAAAAGGTTTTCAATGCCAGAGTTAGAATCACCAGCTCCTTTAGTCACCGTGAAATTGAGATGATAGTAGCATGTAGTACGCCCCTCACAAATTGCTGTGCCGTGCAAAACATCTTTGAGTTTATATACAAGATCATATCATAAGAAGCATGGGTCTGATCAACAACTATTGCATGGATAAAacaatgagagagaaagagagagagagagagagagagaaggagagagagcAAACCCCAAAAGGCTGTGATCCTCATTATGCTTCTCCAGCAAAGCTTGAAGTAATCGGCGCATTCGATTATGGAATTGCTGGATGGTATAGGATCTGGAAAGCTTCTTCCTTCTGCCATCAGGCCAATAACGAGCTTTTTCTATAGAAATCTCTCGTGACGGAACCCCACCTTTATTCATTAGCCTAATTTAGATCGGAGCATTGTATATGGTTAGTAGCTTGTACTTTCTCAGAAGTGGACAATAGTAAGTTATACTGTACAAAAGTTAATGTTATCAGTAGGACTACGATGCACTAGTTTGGACAGAAGGTTGCAGACTGGtgagcaacaagaacaagacctGAAAAAAAAAACAGGATTGTTCACATGTCTACAAGTTCTCGGAGCGTTACTCTTAGAGAAAAAGCTATCCCTTTTCTGATTTCAGGGTTGCAAACTGTTTGGCCTAGTTAACTAACAGAGCTGAACTTTCTGGCTATCACCATTAATTGACAGAAATAGAGGTGTGTGATACTATATTAGTTTCAGCTATTTCTATgatttatacatacatacatacatacatacatacatacatacatacatacaccaTTTAAACAATTGTCTCGCAAATAAATTTACAAAGGTATACCACTAACTTTTGGTGCCATCCAAACAGGGATATACTACAAATCATCATTGTATACTAGTTGGgcttcctactccctccgttcctaaatataggtctttctagagatttcaacaagtgaccacatacggagcaaaatgagtgaatctatactctaaagtatgtctatatacatccgtatgtggttgtccatttgaaatctctaaaaagacttatatttaggaacggagggagtacaatcaaATTGTCAGGTTATCAGAGGAATCCAGCTTGAAAAGTCATTTGTTATTAATTTCGACATAACGAGTCAATAGCAGATATGCACTATGGTAAGAGCGATGAACATTCATCCAGAATTGAGTTGAGGAGATTTACAGCTTTGGATCCCGATGTTGATGAAAATAGCGAACCATAGCCTTATCGACTTCCTCTAAGCTCTTAAACGGCCCGCCTGCATTCGGATATGTGTGGAAAGATCCCTTAAGATCAAGCCTGATGTAATATCCGAAACCCCAGTCCTGTCGTTCTCGTTGCCAAATGCCTGGCCCAGAAGGTGAGGCAAGGCAGTTCCCTGATGGTGGTGAGGCCATAACAGTGTCCTGATCCGGCTGCTGCCCAGAGGAAGACGATTTGTCCTCCAATGTTGTAGCCTTGAGCGAGTCCTTGAGGGAAGACACCTCTGCAGGCTTCTCATCAGGAACCTTGTCGGAACCGGACGATTTCTCCTCCAATGATGTACTAGCCTTGAGGGACGACACATCTGCTGCAGGTTCCACCACGAACTCGAACTGGAATACCTCGTCGCTGGCAGGAAAAGCAATCAAAATAaattggaatttccattgatcgatCAGTGAAATGAAACAAAGTAGTACAGTAATAAACTGGAATAAGTAGAAGATAAgattcgagagggagagggagaggtacaCACGTCGGAGACGGCGGCGGAGCCAGAGGCCTCTTTAGGAGGTGACGGGCGATGTAGAGGCTGGTGTAGAATGTACGGACTGCTTGTTTAAGATCCTGGAGATCTCGGAACACTCGCCCAACTTTGGCGGAGAAGTACCTCGGGTGATAGTTCCCCTCCTCGTTGACGCGGACGTAGACTGTAATCGGCTCCAAGCCGCCGCGGGGACTGCGCCGGGGGAGGCACTCCCGAGGAAGAAGCGCCTTGGACGCCATGAGAGCGGCCGCCGGAGGAAGACGACTAGGGTTTTGATTGGGGATAATCCTCTCAGAttgagattttttttttttgacacaAATCACTCGATCTTTGTTTTCTTGGACACAAATCACTCGATCTTTGTTTTTTTAGAAGAAACCGCTATTGTTTACTTATGCATTTAAAAAATCAAGAATTTAAAAAGATATCCATGAGTTTAAAAATATGTTTGAGAACTACATTTTTTCTAATCTAATTGGAAAAAAATGTTAATGGATTacacatttgaaaaatgttcacaaattttataTAGCATTAACATATTTGAAAATCGATTGACAATTTAATATTTTCATGGATTTTtaaaaatcacaaatttgaaaaaatgctCAACGGattttaaaatatttttaaaaatgttcaatggACTTTAAAAATGTTTTAAAAACAATCCATCCGAAAGCTTCctggtaccggtgcaaaaggattGCGAGCTAGTCTAACTTAACAAAGCTTTTatgtttccctcaaaaaaaacaaaGCTTTTATGTTTTTTAGACATACTTAACAAAGCTTTATGTGTGGG
This window harbors:
- the LOC119352342 gene encoding uncharacterized protein LOC119352342, with protein sequence MASKALLPRECLPRRSPRGGLEPITVYVRVNEEGNYHPRLMNKGGVPSREISIEKARYWPDGRRKKLSRSYTIQQFHNRMRRLLQALLEKHNEDHSLLGDLVYKLKDVLHGTAICEGRTTCYYHLNFTVTKGAGDSNSGIENLFFAEVKCVLQGKEEELSVTCFCPIESTDDGYCYGCTMHRDVNMKHPISTDAYLAGQVKAGYYCYEGCSSDSDDENMEAKKEKDVADKTCMKMLTQPPTMRAFDADNMTFDDADD